TCTGTTGTATTCTAGAATGTAACTAATATGAAGCATTGTTGTCAGTGACTGTAGAGTATgcgtgacctctaaccctggacCAGTCACTGAGGCATAGTACACACACCCCATCTGAAAACTCccatcacaacaccactcacGCAGGGTGGACTGTAGGAGGGAAGTTTACTGTGGTTTAGCTACCTGTTAAACATCTGTTTACTTCTACTGAATgggactctctccctctcagaaTGTCTCTCATTATCATCATAGCCACATGCAATCTAGGACTGCTGTACCGATGCCTTATAACTATGCACACTGCGCTAAGTGACCAAACCAGCTCCTACTACTAGTTCTAGTAATCTCATGAAGTACATCGTGTGCTTGTCCTCTTAATGCAGTCTGATTTTCTTTAGCCTTTGTGAGGAAAAACTGAACTCAAACACATTCTGTATATAAatggttattttttttacattccatctccatttatatattttttggatTCTGTAGACTGCACAAAGATTTTAATAACAGGTGCTTTTTCCTATTTTAGCATTTTCGCTGTAAGACTGTTTTGGGAAGCCATTTTGGGAAGATTTGTCAAGCCATTTTGTAAAGGATTTGCCGTATTGACCTTTTGATACATGCTTGTTGCTGTTACATTTTGATAAATAAAACAAGTTGACGTGAACTTTGACCGTGGTAGGAGTCATATAGGGATGTATTGAGGTGAAATCTTCATTGTAGCTAGAAATGTAAGGAATAGAGCTTACATGACATTACCTGTTCATCATACACCACTTGGTCCTTTTGTAGCTCAGTTGGGTGTCGCTTGTAACGCCAGGGAAGTGGGTTTAATTCCCGGGActacccatacgtaaaatgtatgcacagaTGAGTAAGTCGCTTTGgttaaaagcatctgctaaatggcatattacCCTCCTGGTGACAAACTATAGTCATTCACTGTTCAACCTTGATGGTTGGGATTACTGTGCTCGGGCAATGTGGAAACAGTTCACTTTAGTTACCCAAGACTTGACATTGAGGATTGGACAAACATTCCATGCACACAAGTTTCATTTTGGTTTTATTCATGAATTTGAATTTTCTTTCAAGTATGGAAGACATTTCACAAAACAGATCGTGTTTTACTTCAAGTATCATTGACAGTTGAGTTGTCCATGTTCTCTTATTCTCCCACCATGCAGTTCAAGTTCAAAGCTTAAACACACTGAGCAGGAAATAGATATCGgtacagcacatacagtatgtcaATGATAAACACACTGGTCATTGATTGTCTTAGTGTTAGATTTATCTGAAATACTGTTTTCCCCTAAATAGTCATATCAGTCATATGTGTCAAGGTGTGCAGAGAACACCTTTGTTATTCcacaaaaaatatgaaattcTTAACCATCAACAGAATATATCCAAGAGAAACAGTGGTTATGGTATGAAATATTCTTAGTATCAAGGCATCTGGATATAAACAGAGGGATACTCAGCTTGTCATCAAGAGGCACTACCTCCCAGGATACCATTTGGCTTCTAACCATATAACAAAATACAACTGAATGATAATGCCAGATCAGGAACACACAATGgaacaataaaaaaaattataatcatGCCCAGCATTGGTAAGTTATAGTTAAAATGACTGGTAGACTACCCCTGTGTTAAGCTTTAGTTCAACACTGACTGCATTAAGACAACACTGTCAGCATAGATTCATTTGGTCCAGTCTTCATACTGAGGTACTGTATGGTAACAGTGGTCCCAGTTCAACTCAATAAAGCTAAAAGAGAGCCAGTCTAAAACTAAACATAAATACAATTACATCTCAACCATGCATGCTTTGATAGCATTGATAACAGCTACAACTTCATTATTTGTATCAAGTATTAACTAAATTCAGTTCAAACCAAAACATAAATAAGAGATCTAGAAATCATAAATTAGACTTTTTGTAAATTGCATTCTAGTCAATGGCCCAATACTCTACAAGAGGGACCAAATGACAAAGTGTTCCCTCTCCTCTGCATACATTTCTCTCTACCCACAGCAAGCAGTAGACAGCAAATACCCAGTGAGGCAAAGAGAAATACAACTGCCTTGAAAAGGGCATGCAAAAATGATACGCCTTTCCATCTGTGATTTAGAGAAGGTTGATTCCCATAAATAAATGTAGTTATTAACGGTTGTCAGCTGAGAGGAATGTTAGGAgtctgtagtgttacagtgtGTATCCAGAACATAAAAACACTGGTGTGGAATTTAGTTATGATACAAAAAATAAAAGATGTACAGCAAAATTTGACCTTCTAGATCAAAGACTTTGAACTTTGTTAAGAAACAAAAATAGACATTTGATTAAAACAAGCTAAAATCTAAGTGGTACACACAAAAACAGATCCTGTATGTTATCAAAGTGCAAGAACTAAAGAAGACTATGAGGCAATGCAACACTGTTGGTGAGCAGATGAACTGAATATCTAGTCAGAAACCATGTGTCCATCCACAGAGACTGCTGACAAACCGCTTCATAAGGCACTGAAAGTGTCCATGACTGTCTGAAGGTCCAGAACTCCATCCCAGCTCTGTGGGTGCTCAGAGGAGATTTCTCTTGCCAGTAGATTTCAACATGTGCTGCCCAAACTACAGGATGGGAAAAGAGATAGGAGCAAATGAGTTTCCAAAAGTATCAAATATTAGATCAGATACCTTTATAAACCAAAAAGGTTTGTCATGCTTGCACTTCTCTTACCAGGGGGGTCTCTGGGCGTGGTTTCACTACAGGGGCTGGGGTTTTCAACCGGGGCTGCCTTACCTAGAGGACAGAAAAAAGTAAGCAACTGACAACCCAGACACACATCTTTGTTGTTGCACTATCATACAGTGTAGATGGAAAATGATAAGGCCCAAAATGAGGATTCCTAACAGAGAGTAATGTAGTATCCGTGTTGCTCTTACCAGGGGAATCTCTACTTTCTTGTTGGTCTTGTGGAATTCAGAACAGAAAGGTTTCAGTTCAGAGGCTGGGAAGTCAAAATCCTTGTCCTCACTGCTGTTGTGGCGATAGCGATGTGCGAACTTGCGCTTCAGGGCATTAGCGATGAGAGACGCAGCGTCTGTGGGCTCTCTTGGTTTAGCTTGGCTCTCCTCTGGCCGGCTGGACAGGAACACACAAGGAGTACGGGAAAATCAGTACAGGTTTCAGTTAGTAAAACAAGAGAGTTGTGTCCATCTTCTGTAATGTAAAAGTCAGACAATGAACATGGTGCCTACCTCTTGGCGGGGCGCAGCTTGACTTTGCCGATGTCTTTGAGCACATCCAGCATATTGGGAACCTCTGCCTGCTTGGGCCCCTTGTGCAGCAGTGTCTGGCCCTCAGTCTTCTTCCCACGGCGCTCCTGGATGAGGTCAATGACTGAGAAGCTCTGTTGGAGCCCCATGagtgggggtggaggagggggaggcggCGGAGGGACGCAGGGTGGAGGAGGGCCGCCTGGGGCGGGAGGACCTCCTGGGGATAAGAAATGTACAGATTAGTCTGACAATTATTCCATGAAAAGCTGCCATCTTCAGGCAGATATAGGTCATTACAGTGGAAAAAATTGAACTCTTACCCAACAAATGAAGGGGCTAAATTACAGTTCTCTGTTTTGAGGATTCTTCTTTAccgtttagtgtgtgtgtgtgtgtgtgtgtgtgtgtgtgtgtgtgtgtgtgtgtgtgtgtgtgtgtgtgtgtgtgtgtgtgtgtgtgtgtgtgtgtgtgtgtgtgtgtgttctgaggtCTCTCTCTCGTACCTGGTGTCAGTGTGTTCTGCACCTGGGTCAGTACTATCTGTGCGATCTGGGCTCTGAGTTTAGCCAGCTCGGTCTCTAGAGCACTGATCTTTTGGATGGCCTCATTGTTGCTGCAGGTCTGAACCTGGGGCTCCGGCTCAGCCTTGTGCATCCTGGGTAATGACCTCCGCCTGGGCAAAGATTGTTGTTTGGGCTGAGGCTGGTGAGAACGAAACATGAGCCCTGACGGTGCCTCTGACCTGTAACGATGGTATACAAGCGCCATATTAGAAAGCAGGAAAGATTCATGGAGTAATACACACATGGAAAGTTAACAAACGCAAAGGAACTCCCTAATAAGCACAGTGTGGGTCAAACAGGGGCAGCATCACAGCTTTTAAGAGCAGCGTCACGGCATTTAAGAGCAGCATCACGGCTTAAGGGTGCCTGTGCTAACGCCCTCTTTTCTTACCTCAGTCTCCCAAATCCAAACGAGTCATTTTTCTCCTCCTCGTCGATCCAGCAGACATCAGCCAGAGAGGCCAGCAGTCCATTCTGTCTCCCAGCGCTATTCAGGACACTACTGTCCTCAGTGTAAGGATCGAGCTGAGACACAGGGCAGCCATGTTAATTAATACACCTAAACATTCTGTCCTATTTAACCACGTGAGGTATTCTCTTTTCATGACTCAAACTTCATTCACACTACTTGGAAACCTACCCTGACAGACATTTGATTGGCTACGGTTGACTTTTAGAAATAGAGCACGACAGCAACTGAAGAAAGCCATTTTGATGCCGTCTGTCAACAACCCGTCGAGGTCCATTCTTAATTACGCAGTCTGTCAACAACCCGTCGAGGTCCATTCTTAATTACGCAGTCTGTCAACAACCTGTCGAGGTCTATTCGTATGCTGTCTGTCAACATGAGCGTAAAGTCATAGAAAAAGATAAGAAAAAGACAGTAGATACCTTTCAGAGGACAGTCCAAGGGGACCAGTGTTTCACCTATATTTATTTAGCAGCGGTGATCTAACTAtatctacacacactgagtatacaaaacattaagaacacctcttTCCacgatagctttcacctggtcagtctacgacCCCCTACTGACATCACCTGTTAAACCCACTtcattcagtgtagatgaaggggaggagacatgttaaagaaggatttttaggcCAATCAATTTTTAAGACAATCGAGgcatggattgtgtttgtgtgccattcagagggtgaatgtggaagacaaaagatttaagtgactttgaacggggtatggtagatgTCAGGCGCATcgatttgagtgtgtcaagaactgcaacgctgctgggtttttcacactcaacagtttcccgtgtgtttcaagaatggtccactaatcaaaggacatcaagccaacttgacaagtataggaagcattggagtcaacataggccagcatccctgtggaacgcttggcACCTTGTAGCGTCCATGCTTCGATGAATTGCCGCTGttctgagggtgaatgggcaagacaaaagaatgaagtgcctttgaacggcatggtaggtgtcaggcgcactggtttgagtgtcaagaactgcaacgctgctgggaatTGAGGCAAAATGTTTTGTACAGTAATCCATCTACCTcaagttatttcagccacacccattgctgacaggtgtataaaataaagcacacagccatgcaatcgccatagacaaacattggtagtggaatggacttactgaagagctcagggacTTTCAACAGGGCACCTCATAgggtgccacctttccaacaagtcagttcattacATTTCTGCCCTGGTCAAGCGCTGTCAATGTGAAGTGCAACCATCTAGGACAAACAACGGcttagccgcaaagtggtaggccacacaagctcacagaacgggatcacCAAGTACTCAAgcatgtaaaaatcgtctgtcctctgttgcaaaactcactacagagttccaaactgccccaggaagcaacgtcaacacaatAAGAGTTCgtagggagcttcatgaaatgggtgtgcatggccgagcagccgcacaccagcctaagatcaccatgtgcaatgccaagtgctGGACTCTGAAGcagggaaacacattctctggaatgatgaatcctGCTTCACAATCTGGAAGtgtgacagacaaatctgggtttggcggatgccaggagaacgctacctgcgcCAATACATCGTGCCAACtggaaagtttggtggaggaggaataatggtctggggctgtttttcacagttcgggctccttagttccattgaagggaaatcttaaagctacagcatacaatgacattctagacaattctgtgcttccaactttatggaaacagtttgtggaaggccctttcctgtttcagcatgacaatgctcccgtgcacaaagcggggtccatacagaaatggtttgtcgagattggtgtggaagaacttgactggcctgcacagagctctgacctcaagcCCATcaaacaactttgggatgaattagaacactaactgcgagccaggcccaacctcactaatgctcttgtggctgaatggaagcaagtctctgcagcaatgttccaacatctagtggaaagccttcccagaagagtggaggctgttatagcagcaaatgggggggACATTAGTCAACAGTACAAAGTTACTGTTGTAGGTTGCCTGATGAGCTGACCTAAAACAGACATACTGCATTCCTCACAGAAAGGAAGGACAgctaaagggagggagagaggaaaaaaagagaaaaCAGTAATGACAGGAAAGACAAATGTAAAGACTGAGCAGGGCAATGATAACATGGCAATCTAAATTAACTGTTGTGTTCTGTGTAACTGGAACTTTCTAATGCAAAAAAATACTAATTGGATCAGACTTCAAATCTAAACATTAAAAAGGCACCTCAATATTTGATTACCAATGAGGAGCAACATAGCCTAACTTCCCTAAACATTAAATCAGCACCTAGGTCCATGTTATCAGTCTCATGACGTTTTCTATTCTGTTTAGTGTTGAAGCATCAAAACAAATGAACAAGCTGGCAAACACTCTTGATGAGGGTGACTTGACCATTAGATCAGAATACATCAGGACATGAGAACACCAAGATAACGTGACACTTGAGCACAAGGTAAAGAGCAGTGACACAGAAACAGTGACACAGAAACAGTGACAGACACGGAAACAAAGTCACATGGAAACAATGTCCCACACAGATCATACTCTGTCAAAGTATGGGGGCAGACATGTTGTATGCCTGCCTGCCTCTGTCGCAGAAACAGTTTTACCTGAAAATGGACCCTGTGGCATGGTTTAAGGGGAAGATTGGTGGCTATTCTTCTCACAATACTCCTTGAGGAGCCATACGCCTTGCCTGAAAAGCCAAAGGCCTGTCAAAATAAACACACAGGTCTATGGTTAAGTACTAGAATCAAGATAATCGGTACATAACAATTAAATCATGCCTTATAAAAGACAGTATAGTAGAAGTGCAGTATACTGGAAATGCCATGAGGACATGGATTGGATACTATTGTGATCTCAAGACGCTTCAACTATGTCTTCAGTCCTCCTCTACTTCTGGGTATACTGTAGTTGCTACACCGTCTGATAAGTGACAGTTGAGATGACAGATATCTGGTTACCCTAAAGGCCGGCACATTGCGATATGGAGTGGTTTCATCTTACCGTCCAAATGCATTGCATGCAGCCGGCAATACATTTGGACTGGTGAGGTAACCTAAAACATTATCCATTCAGGCTGCATTGGCTTCGATTTCCTCCTTAACTTTATTTAATGTCGAAAAGCTGTAATTTTATTtgtatataatttttttaaatagaaaaataCGCATACCTTTATGAAAACACCATTTCCCACCACCATGCTAAATTGGCTAAATGCTAATCCTGGATGTTGTGTATTGCGTTCAGCCAGTCAGGTTGAAACTATTAGCGGCATCGCATTAGCGAAAACTAAAACTGTACTCAGGGCAGACCTGGCTGTAGCTAAATATGTTTGAATCGCTTAGGGAACAATTTTAGCAAACTAAGCCTTTTCCTAATTTTAACAtaagtctcctaacctgccacattaattatcctaacctgctacataaTTTCTTCTAATCTGCTAAGAAAAGTCACTTCTGCTAGTCAAAACCGGCAGCCCCCCCATTAGTGAAAATCTTGGTTTTCACTAATGCCATACAGCACTGCCTTAGGTTAAGGGTGAAAAAACAGACTGATGCAACCTGATTGGCTGAACGTGATACACAACATCCAGGATTAGCATTTAGCCACTACCATGCTGGTGGTACACATGTCCTGTTTTTCTCCGCTTTCCCCATTAAAGTTCAGGAGGAAATCAAAGCCTATGCAGCCTGAATGAAGAATGATTTTAGTCCGAAACGGTTCACAAGGGATATGAATGTATTGCCGGTGCATACAATGCGTTTGGATGGTAAAATTAAAACGACTCAATATCGCCATCTGCCAGCCTTTAGGCAAATAATATCTGGTCTGATCATGACTGTACTCCATGGTATGGGAAAAATGAAAGTACTTACCAGGTCCATTTCTATCCTTGGACTTTCTTTACTCATTTTATCGATGTGTTTTCAAAGCAGCAGTTGTACACAAGAAAGCATCTTCTTTGTGAGGTAGTCTGGGGGAAACAACAGAAAGACAAACAGGGGTAGAAATACTTGTAGTTATTCATACTATACGGAACAAAaacaaactcaacatgtaaagggttggtcccatgtttcatgagctgaaataaaagatcccagaaatgttccatatgcaaaaaaagcgtatttctctaaaATTGAGCACAATttcgtttacatccctgttagtgagcatttctcctttgccaagataatccatccaactgacagttgtggcatatcaagaagcttattaaacagcatgatcattacacgggTGCACCTTGTTTTGGGGACAAGAAAAGGCCACTAAAATCTGAAAACATTTttcacacaacgccacagatgtctcaagttgagggagcgtgcaattggcatgcagactgcaggaatgtccaccagagctgttgcctgagaattaaatgttcatttctaccataagctgcctcagttgttttagagaatttggcagtacatccaactggccacACAACcataccagcccaggacctccacatccggcttcttcacctgcgggattgtctgagaccagccaccagacagctgatgaaaatgtGAGTTTGCGCAACAaacatttctgcacaaactgtcatgaaccgtctcagggaagtttatctgcgtgctcgtcgtcctcactagggtcttgacctgactggagTTTGGCGTCATTACTGAATTCAGTGGACGAGCGGTTCGCTTATGTCAAATGCcccatggtggtagtggggttaaggtatgggcaggcataagttacagacaacaaacacaattgcatcttaaatcgatgg
Above is a genomic segment from Salvelinus fontinalis isolate EN_2023a chromosome 25, ASM2944872v1, whole genome shotgun sequence containing:
- the LOC129823132 gene encoding mitochondrial fission regulator 1-like, producing the protein MSKESPRIEMDLAFGFSGKAYGSSRSIVRRIATNLPLKPCHRVHFQLDPYTEDSSVLNSAGRQNGLLASLADVCWIDEEEKNDSFGFGRLRSEAPSGLMFRSHQPQPKQQSLPRRRSLPRMHKAEPEPQVQTCSNNEAIQKISALETELAKLRAQIAQIVLTQVQNTLTPGGPPAPGGPPPPCVPPPPPPPPPPLMGLQQSFSVIDLIQERRGKKTEGQTLLHKGPKQAEVPNMLDVLKDIGKVKLRPAKSRPEESQAKPREPTDAASLIANALKRKFAHRYRHNSSEDKDFDFPASELKPFCSEFHKTNKKVEIPLVRQPRLKTPAPVVKPRPETPLFGQHMLKSTGKRNLL